A genome region from Setaria italica strain Yugu1 chromosome III, Setaria_italica_v2.0, whole genome shotgun sequence includes the following:
- the LOC101780246 gene encoding ras-related protein RABE1c, protein MAAPPARARADYDYLIKLLLIGDSGVGKSCLLLRFSDGSFTTSFITTIGIDFKIRTIELDGKRIKLQIWDTAGQERFRTITTAYYRGAMGILLVYDVTDESSFNNIRNWIRNIEQHASDNVNKILVGNKADMDESKRAVPTAKGQALADEYGIKFFETSAKTNLNVEQVFFSIARDIKQRLAETDSKPEDKAIKINKPDATETPVGQKSACCGS, encoded by the exons atggcggcgccgccggcgagggcccGGGCCGACTACGACTACCTTATTAAGCTGCTCCTCATTGGGGATAGCG GTGTCGGCAAGAGTTGCCTCCTATTGCGGTTCTCCGATGGTTCCTTCACTACAAGCTTTATTACCACAATTGG TATTGATTTTAAGATAAGAACAATAGAGTTGGATGGCAAGCGCATCAAGCTACAGATTTGGGACACAGCAGGCCAAGAACGCTTCCGGACCATTACCACTG CATACTACCGAGGAGCTATGGGCATCCTGCTGGTTTATGACGTCACTGATGAGTCTTCTTTTAACA ACATCCGAAACTGGATTCGGAACATTGAGCAACACGCCTCTGATAATGTCAACAAAATATTGGTTGGCAATAAGGCAGATATGGATGAGAGCAAAAGG GCTGTACCTACTGCAAAAGGACAAGCGCTTGCTGATGAGTACGGGATCAAGTTCTTTGAAACT AGTGCCAAGACAAACCTTAACGTGGAGCAAGTGTTTTTCTCCATTGCACGTGACATCAAGCAGAGGCTTGCCGAGACAGATTCCAAGCCTGAG GACAAGGCAATCAAGATTAACAAGCCGGATGCCACCGAGACACCAGTTGGCCAGAAATCTGCTTGCTGCGGCTCATAA
- the LOC101778111 gene encoding uncharacterized protein LOC101778111 yields MEILLGVSFIMQLVLTFSAGFRWRGASDSLRCVIWLFYVGADFVATTALGHLSVSGTSGERRLVAFWAPFFLLHLGGPDSITLVLRVAGALYVVYKSISGSWALVPAAWLMLLTGVAKYVEKTLALHRANLANVRGSLESQQRRRRRAKGGRRRSPKPAVSRGDGDGDLIMRAHYLFHICKHAIVDSSVETESDTTDAAHTKEILFQLDWKNLCKVMEMELSLMYDFLYTKAPVIHTWHGYCIRAVSPLVTAAALLLVEFSNKARRHKQSDVVITRALLVATFLLETASLLRALGSSWTGFLLHHRLPQGWIRHEAFCASRWSQFHGSVAYLGKLAKVQAHRSWSGNMGQLNMLQLITREQPAKEQEFGGNVEPYARTLVIPPEVKELVFRRLREKVVELRGELKKDVGDTRGAALEFVKIAKQFRTKRGHQVLMKHKDLSDLRWSLGDELQLGILIWHIATDIYLLKSGKYKAQKGSRAARYANAITTLSNYMMYLLAVRLDMLPGLVTRKLFELTCEDLARFWSKHGAVATDLQSSSFSFCNNVRILFKLHNDRRMSSGSLERKEGLVNILYKDWDSGATFNPYLFKGLLLAEKLIHRETSGKVKVDMLQFILEVWVDMLFYASYRCNKESHAKQLSHGGELTTIVWLMAEHIGLFVARKTSKAEWKARKMANNMHPV; encoded by the exons ATGGAGATCCTGCTAGGCGTCAGCTTCATCATGCAACTCGTGCTCACCTTCTCCGCCGGGTTCCGTTGGCGCGGGGCCTCCGACTCTTTGCGGTGCGTCATCTGGCTGTTCTACGTGGGCGCCGACTTCGTGGCGACGACCGCCCTCGGCCACCTCTCCGTCAGCGGCAcctccggcgagcggcggctcgTCGCGTTCTGGGCGCCCTTCTTCCTGCTGCACCTCGGCGGCCCCGACAGCATCACC CTCGTCCTGCGGGTGGCGGGAGCCCTGTATGTCGTCTACAAGTCCATCTCCGGGAGCTGGGCCTTGGTCCCGGCGGCCTGGCTTATGCTTCTCACCGGCGTGGCCAAGTACGTGGAGAAGACGTTGGCGCTACACCGTGCAAACTTGGCCAACGTCCGGGGTTCCCTCGAGagccagcagcggcggcgccggcgcgcaaaaggcggccgccgccgttcccCCAAGCCTGCGGTTTCTCGtggagacggcgacggcgacctcaTAATGCGTGCTCACTACCTGTTCCATATCTGCAAACACGCCATTGTGGATTCTTCCGTGGAGACGGAGTCGGACACAACTGACGCTGCTCACACCAAAGAGATCCTCTTCCAGCTCGATTGGAAGAACCTGTGCAAGGTGATGGAGATGGAGCTCTCACTCATGTACGATTTCCTCTACACCAAGGCCCCGGTGATCCACACGTGGCACGGCTACTGCATCCGGGCCGTGTCACCGCTTGTCACTGCGGCCGCACTACTTCTGGTTGAGTTCAGCAACAAAGCCAGGCGCCACAAGCAGTCGGACGTCGTGATCACCCGCGCCCTGCTGGTCGCCACCTTTCTCTTGGAGACAGCGTCGCTGCTCAGGGCTCTAGGGTCTTCCTGGACCGGCTTTTTGTTGCACCATAGGCTGCCGCAGGGTTGGATTCGCCATGAAGCCTTCTGTGCTAGCCGGTGGTCTCAGTTCCATGGTTCGGTCGCATATCTTGGTAAGCTCGCCAAGGTGCAAGCTCACCGGAGTTGGTCGGGCAACATGGGGCAGCTCAACATGCTGCAGCTCATCACCCGTGAGCAACCGGCAAAGGAGCAAGAGTTTGGGGGTAATGTAGAGCCCTACGCAAGGACCCTTGTGATCCCACCGGAAGTCAAGGAGTTGGTGTTCAGGCGTTTGCGGGAGAAGGTGGTAGAACTCAGGGGCGAATTGAAAAAGGATGTGGGTGATACAAGGGGAGCAGCGCTGGAGTTCGTGAAGATAGCAAAACAATTCAGGACGAAGAGGGGTCATCAGGTCCTGATGAAACACAAGGATTTGTCCGACCTCCGTTGGAGCCTTGGCGATGAACTCCAACTGGGCATCCTCATCTGGCACATCGCCACCGACATATACCTCCTCAAGTCCGGTAAGTACAAGGCTCAAAAAGGCTCCAGGGCAGCACGGTATGCTAATGCGATTACGACGCTGTCCAACTACATGATGTATCTCCTCGCGGTGCGCCTCGACATGCTGCCAGGCCTGGTTACGCGCAAGCTGTTCGAACTGACCTGCGAGGATTTGGCTCGATTTTGGTCCAAGCATGGGGCTGTGGCCACCGACCTGCAGTCTTCATCTTTCAGCTTCTGCAATAATGTTAGGATATTGTTCAAGCTGCACAATGATCGGCGAATGTCCAGCGGCAGCCTGGAACGGAAGGAGGGGCTTGTCAACATCCTATACAAAGATTGGGACTCTGGCGCCACCTTCAACCCGTATCTCTTCAAAGGACTTCTACTAGCCGAGAAACTGATCCACCGGGAAACATCGGGTAAGGTGAAAGTGGACATGCTGCAATTCATCCTCGAGGTGTGGGTGGACATGCTCTTCTACGCGAGCTACCGTTGCAACAAGGAGTCCCATGCAAAGCAGCTGAGCCATGGCGGCGAGTTGACAACCATCGTGTGGCTCATGGCTGAACATATCGGCCTGTTTGTTGCCAGGAAAACCAGCAAGGCTGAATGGAAAGCCCGAAAAATGGCAAATAATATGCATCCTGTATGA
- the LOC101781854 gene encoding coatomer subunit zeta-1, translated as METCPSVKNILLLDSEGKRVAVKYYSDDWPTLSAKLAFEKSVFAKTQKANAGTEAEIVMFDGQIVVYKFIQDLHFFVTGGEEENELILASVLQGFSDAVDRLLKNMVDKRTALENLDLILLCLDEIVDGGIVLETEGREIAEKVTGHGLESASSAEQTLVNALTQAREHLAKSLLM; from the exons ATG GAGACCTGCCCGTCGGTGAAGAACATCCTATTGCTGGACTCTGAGGGGAAGCGCGTTGCCGTGAAGTACTACAGCGATGACTGGCCCACGCTCTCGGCGAAGTTGGCCTTCGAGAAGTCGGTCTTCGCGAAAACCCAGAAAGCTAACGCTGGAACGGAAG CTGAGATTGTAATGTTTGACGGTCAAATTGTGGTGTACAAGTTCATCCAAGACCTGCACTTTTTTGTTactggaggagaagaggagaatGAGCTTATTTTAGCATCAGTTCTTCAGGGATTCTCTGATGCTGTTGATCGACTTCTCAA AAACATGGTTGACAAAAGAACAGCACTCGAGAATCTGGACCTGATCCTATTATGCCTCGATGAAATTGTTGATGGAGG GATTGTACTTGAAACAGAAGGAAGAGAGATAGCTGAAAAGGTGACGGGTCATGGATTGGAGAGTGCTTCATCAGCTGAGCAG ACTTTAGTCAATGCCCTAACGCAAGCAAGAGAGCACTTGGCTAAGTCTCTTCTCATGTGA
- the LOC101782255 gene encoding protein ALP1-like — translation MAPVRGAKKRKRPEKPAPAPAPRLPLPPLPDGSDWWGVFYRRVAGHSSFPREYQTIESVLKMSRKTFDYICSLVKKDLTTKTYGFRNFRFSDKTILDVEDQVAVALMRLTTGESLQNIGVWFGMNHSAISNITWRFIESMEERAICHLKWPSPDEMATIKARFEKIYGLPNCCGAIDTTHILMCSSAQPNSKVWLDIENKNSMVLQAVVDTDMRFRDIVSGWPGSMDDSCILRTSGLYRLCEKGVRLDGQMELPGGSAVREYIVGDSSYPLLSWLMTPYQGQGLPAAKVEFNKRHMAATKVVQTALATLKGRWRVIQGELWRPDKHRLPRIIFVCCLITNIIIDMEGTPSKEMLVSGNHDHGYKQQFSNVADDNAVKQRDDLSQHVTAGE, via the exons ATGGCTCCTGTGCGGGGTGCCAAGAAGAGGAAGCGGCCGGAGAagcctgcgccggcgccggctccaaggttgccgctgccgccgttgcCGGATGGCAGCGATTGGTGGGGCGTCTTCTATCGCAGGGTTGCAG GACATTCCTCTTTTCCAAGAGAATACCAGACCATAGAGTCTGTCCTCAAGATGTCAAGAAAGACCTTCGACTATATCTGCTCGCTTGTTAAGAAGGATCTGACAACGAAGACATATGGTTTCAGAAACTTCAGGTTTAGTGACAAGACGATCCTAGATGTGGAGGACCAGGTCGCGGTGGCTCTGATGAGGCTGACAACAGGGGAGTCACTGCAGAACATAGGAGTATGGTTTGGCATGAATCACTCGGCTATCTCAAACATCACATGGCGGTTCATCGAATCCATGGAGGAGCGTGCCATCTGTCACCTGAAGTGGCCTAGCCCTGATGAGATGGCAACCATCAAGGCGAGATTTGAGAAGATTTATGGCCTCCCAAACTGCTGCGGTGCCATTGACACCACACACATCCTCATGTGTTCCTCAGCTCAGCCCAACAGCAAGGTCTGGCTGGACATTGAGAATAAAAACAGCATGGTGCTGCAGGCCGTTGTCGACACTGACATGAGGTTTAGAGACATTGTCAGTGGCTGGCCTGGGAGCATGGATGACTCGTGCATCCTGCGCACTTCAGGCTTGTACAGGCTGTGCGAGAAAGGTGTCAGGCTAGATGGGCAAATGGAGCTCCCTGGAGGTTCAGCGGTCAGGGAATACATCGTTGGAGACTCAAGCTACCCTCTACTTTCCTGGCTGATGACCCCATACCAAGGACAGGGTCTTCCTGCAGCCAAGGTGGAATTCAACAAGCGGCACATGGCGGCCACGAAGGTGGTGCAGACTGCATTGGCGACGCTCAAGGGAAGGTGGCGGGTTATCCAGGGAGAGCTGTGGAGGCCTGACAAGCACCGGCTTCCAAGGATCATCTTCGTCTGCTGCTTGATCACCAACATCATCATCGACATGGAAGGCACTCCAAGCAAAGAGATGCTGGTTTCAGGCAATCATGACCATGGCTACAAGCAGCAGTTCAGCAACGTCGCAGATGACAATGCAGTCAAGCAGAGAGATGACCTTTCACAGCATGTCACCGCCGGCGAGTAG